A single region of the Neodiprion pinetum isolate iyNeoPine1 chromosome 5, iyNeoPine1.2, whole genome shotgun sequence genome encodes:
- the Kdm5 gene encoding lysine-specific demethylase 5A isoform X3 — translation MVSKVDVNIGCEARFGTYHAKDMSEKGDKDFEFAIPPEAPVFEPTAEEFLDPLGYISKIRPIAEKSGICKIKPPPNWQPPFAVDVDKFKFVPRIQRLNELEAKTRIKLNFLDQIAKFWELQGSSLKIPLVERKALDLYSLHRIVTEEGGIETVTKERRWAKIANRIGYPSGRSVGSILKNHYERILYPFDVFKQGKTLTDIKIEPEGDVNEKKDRDYKPHGIISRQQIKPPNEKFSRRSKRFAGTDEKPELVTDSTSPIKQEDCKDECDSDSEKDKDNSKELKKLQFYGPGPKMAGFNTKDVKKPSKTRGVKLHYDFDPLAKYICHNCGRGDTEESMLLCDGCDDSYHTFCLMPPLTEIPKGDWRCPKCVAEEVSKPMEAFGFEQAQREYTLQQFGEMADQFKSDYFNMPVHMVPTPLVEKEFWRIVSSIDEDVTVEYGADLHTMDHGSGFPTKTSVNLFTCDQEYAESSWNLNNLPVLHGSVLGHINADISGMKVPWMYVGMCFATFCWHNEDHWSYSINYLHWGEPKTWYGVPGSQAERFEHSMKSAAPELFHSQPDLLHQLVTIMNPNILMNEGVPVFRTDQHAGEFVVTFPRAYHAGFNQGYNFAEAVNFAPADWLKMGRECISHYSNLRRFCVFSHDELVCKMSLDPDSLDIGIATATYHDMLQMVDDEKKLRKNLLEWGVTEAEREAFELLPDDERQCEACKTTCFLSAVTCACHNSQLVCLRHFTDLCDCPPEKHTLRYRYTLDELPIMLQKLKLKAESFDSWVTKVKEAMDPKGDKIELTELKELLNEAEVKKFPESELLTALTTAVQDAEKCASVAQQLLNNKQRTRTRQSVDTKYKLTVEELTLFYKEITNLCCELKESDGVKYILDQVVQFQKDAEELESKDEITDIEKLEKCIDFGDSICIELPQLVRLKQRLVQTQWLEEVKSIQDEPKSASHEDLVKLVEKGMTIPPHVSIENTLSKLQNLMIGIEKWEDKAKGYLQNKNRQTIATIEDFLKEADEIDAYLPNLDNLQDILTKAKNWTQNVQDIQAKENYPYYDTLDELVRRGRNIPLHLDALPILESTLSQAKVWKERTARTFLRKNSHYTLMEALSPRIGVGVQAMKTKRNKGEETVGAVFVCDTKLDDTNDSANVVAAFKLAEQREMEAMRNLRERNLTKTEMDESRYCVCRRPRFGLMLQCELCKDWFHSNCVPLPKTTYKGKLPVSRDTKFLCPCCLRSRRPRLETILALLVSLQKIPVRLPEGEALQCLTERAMNWQDRARQALATEELSSALAKLSVLSQKLVEAAAREKTEKIISSELKKAANNPELHQRVQAIAPLSGVHSDDSVPSTADDDDDVVTIEDDEPTCSMFNSNEHDYSYVSKFQPNKLQGQDTDAAVVLSESARGRLEELMMEGDLLEVALDETQHIWKILSHTNIPSSVQKYATFEEVQATFKHDMKDVKKRGRKRKSEEFELLKKLGRPKVDEKNILKRKGLNKEKKIIMAVGQMKRGPRKMKRKEGEEGPKKRGGNRKKTKQDTSDEEDDCAAVSCLRPSGREVDWVQCDGGCDGWFHMHCVGLDRAEIAEEDDYICSNCKDSDNVMGYNSGDTEPEIQEASPFVETY, via the exons TTGAAAATTCCACTGGTTGAACGTAAAGCTTTAGACTTGTACTCCTTACACAGAATTGTCACCGAGGAAG GTGGCATTGAAACAGTTACTAAAGAAAGAAGATGGGCAAAGATTGCAAACAGGATAGGATATCCATCCGGTCGAAGCGTTGGAAGTATTTTAAAAAACCACTATGAAAGAATTTTGTATCCCTTTGATGTTTTCAAGCAAGGGAAAACCTTGACTGACATT aaaattgagCCAGAGGGTgacgtgaatgaaaaaaaggacAGGGATTATAAGCCTCATGGAATAATATCGAGACAGCAAATAAAACCaccaaatgaaaaattttcacggcGTTCCAAGCGATTTGCTGGTACGGATGAAAAACCAGAATTAGTCACAGACAGCACATCACCTATTAAGCAAGAAGATTGCAAAGATGAGTGCGATTCTGACAGTGAAAAGGATAAAGATAACAGCAAAGAGCTTAAAAAATTGCAGTTTTACGGACCTGGTCCGAAAATGGCCGGTTTTAATACCAAAGATGTAAAAAAACCTAGCAAAACCAGAGGCGTCAAATTACACTATGATTTTGACCCG cttgcCAAATACATTTGCCACAACTGTGGTAGAGGCGATACAGAGGAGAGCATGCTGTTGTGCGACGGATGCGACGACAGCTATCACACCTTCTGCCTTATGCCACCATTAACCGAAATACCAAAGGGTGATTGGCGATGTCCAAAATGCGTCGCCGAAGAAGTCTCAAAGCCTATGGAAGCCTTTGGATTTGAACAAGCTCAGCGTGAATATACGCTGCAACAATTTGGCGAAATGGCCGATCAGTTCAAAAGCGATTACTTCAACATGCCTGTACAC atggTACCGACTCCTTTGGTCGAAAAGGAATTCTGGCGGATTGTTTCTTCGATAGATGAAGATGTGACCGTCGAGTATGGGGCTGATTTGCACACAATGGATCATGGCTCCGGTTTCCCGACGAAGACCAGTGTCAATTTGTTCACGTGCGATCAGGAGTACGCCGAATCTTCGtggaatttgaataatttaccCGTTCTACATGGAAGCGTGCTGGGACACATCAATGCAGACATTAGCGGGATGAAAGTTCCCTGGATGTACGTTGGCATGTGCTTTGCCACCTTTTGTTGGCACAACGAAGATCATTGGAGTTATTCCATAAACTATCTACACTGGGGAGAGCCCAAGACTTGGTACGGAGTTCCTGGATCTCAGGCGGAAAGATTTGAACATTCCATGAAATCTGCTGCCCCGGAATTATTCCACAGCCAACCGGACCTTCTCCACCAACTCGTCActattatgaaccctaacatACTGATGAATGAAG GAGTTCCAGTATTCAGAACGGATCAGCACGCAGGTGAATTTGTTGTTACGTTTCCAAGAGCCTATCACGCCGGCTTCAACCAAGGGTACAACTTTGCAGAGGCTGTCAATTTTGCTCCAGCTGATTGG TTGAAAATGGGACGGGAATGTATTTCACATTACTCTAACTTGAGACGCTTCTGCGTTTTCTCACATGACGAACTTGTCTGCAAAATGTCTCTGGACCCAGACTCCTTGGACATCGGTATAGCCACAGCAACATATCACGACATGCTTCAGATGGtcgacgatgaaaaaaaattgcgaaaaaatctTTTGGAATGG GGCGTAACAGAAGCAGAGCGCGAAGCTTTTGAACTTTTACCGGACGATGAGAGGCAATGCGAGGCATGTAAAACTACCTGTTTCTTAAGTGCGGTAACGTGCGCCTGCCATAACTCGCAGCTCGTTTGTTTGAGGCATTTTACCGACCTCTGCGACTGCCCGCCGGAAAAACATACTCTCAGATATCGTTACACGCTCGATGAGTTGCCCATAATGTTGCAAAAGCTTAAACTGAAAGCGGAGTCGTTCGACTCATGGGTCACCAAAGTGAAGGAAGCAATGGACCCGAAAGGAGACAAAATCGAACTTACGGAACTCAAAGAATTGCTCAACGAAGCTGAAGTCAAGAAGTTTCCAGAAAGCGAATTACTTACCGCTCTTACTACCGCTGTACAAGATGCTGAAAAATGCGCCAGCGTTGCTCAGCAGCTGTTGAACAACAAGCAGCGAACAAG GACTAGGCAGTCTGTAGACACAAAATATAAACTAACTGTCGAAGAGTTGACCTTGTTTTacaaagaaataacaaatctCTGCTGCGAATTGAAAGAATCTGATGGTGTTAAATACATATTAGACCAAGTAGTTCAATTTCAAAAGGATGCCGAGGAATTGGAAAGTAAAGATGAAATTACGGACATCGAGAAGCTGGAGAAATGCATTGACTTCGGTGATTCTATTTGCATTGAATTACCACAGCTTGTTAGACTAAAACAG AGATTGGTGCAGACGCAGTGGCTGGAAGAAGTGAAATCTATTCAGGACGAACCAAAATCAGCCAGTCACGAGGATCTTGTAAAGCTGGTAGAAAAAGGGATGACAATCCCGCCACACGTTAGCATAGAAAACACGTTATCAAAGCTCCAGAATTTAATGATAGGTATAGAAAAGTGGGAAGATAAGGCGAAAGGGTATctgcaaaataaaaatcgtcaGACCATCGCTACGATAGAAGATTTCTTGAAAGAAGCCGACGAAATCGACGCCTATCTACCAAACCTAGACAATTTACAAGACATTTTAACAAAGGCCAAAAACTGGACTCAAAACGTTCAGGATATTCAAGCCAAGGAGAATTATCCTTACTACGACACACTTGACGAACTTGTACGTAGGGGTAGAAACATACCGCTTCATTTAGACGCTCTGCCGATCCTAGAGTCGACGTTGTCTCAAGCTAAAGTTTGGAAAGAAAGAACAGCTCGAACATTTCTCAGAAAGAATTCTCACTATACCTTAATGGAAGCTCTCTCTCCAAGAATCGGAGTAGGTGTGCAAGCTATGAAGACGAAGAGAAACAAGGGAGAGGAGACGGTCGGCGCCGTGTTTGTGTGTGATACAAAATTGGACGATACTAATGACTCCGCGAATGTTGTCGCGGCGTTCAAACTCGCCGAGCAGCGTGAAATGGAAGCCATGAGGAATCTTAGAGAGAGGAATTTGACCAAGACTGAGATGGACGAATCGAGATATTGCGTCTGCCGAAGACCCCGATTTGGACTGATGCTACAGTGCGAACTTTGCAAGGATTGGTTTCACT CAAACTGTGTGCCTTTACCCAAAACCACGTACAAAGGGAAGCTACCGGTGTCGCGAGACACAAAGTTCTTGTGCCCGTGTTGTCTGAGATCACGCCGACCTCGTCTTGAGACGATATTAGCCCTTTTAGTGagcttacaaaaaattccCGTACGTTTGCCCGAGGGTGAAGCTCTGCAATGCCTCACCGAACGAGCGATGAACTGGCAG GATCGCGCCAGGCAAGCTTTAGCAACTGAAGAATTATCTTCAGCGTTGGCGAAACTGTCGGTGTTATCTCAGAAGCTGGTTGAAGCAGCTGCAAGggaaaaaacagaaaagatAATCAGCAGCGAGTTGAAAAAGGCTGCTAACAACCCGGAGCTCCATCAAAGAGTACAAGCCATCGCCCCACTTAGCGGTGTACATTCCGACGATAGTGTACCGAGTACTGCT gacgatgatgacgacgtTGTTACCATCGAGGATGACGAGCCTACTTGTAGTATGTTTAATAGTAACGAACACGATTATTCGTACG TTTCCAAGTTTCAACCCAACAAACTCCAAGGGCAAGACACTGACGCCGCAGTAGTTTTGTCAGAAAGTGCGAGGGGTCGGCTCGAGGAGTTAATGATGGAGGGCGATCTGCTCGAAGTAGCCTTGGATGAAACACAGCACATATGGAAGATACTGAGCCACACGAACATACCTAGCAGTGTGCAAAAGTATGCGACCTTCGAGGAAGTACAAGCAACGTTTAAGCACGACATGAAAGACGTTAAAAAACGCGGACGTAAACGTAAATCGGAAGAATTCGAGCTGCTGAAAAAGTTGGGCCGGCCAAAAgtcgacgaaaaaaatatcctgAAACGTAAAGGATTGaataaggaaaagaaaattatcatgGCTGTCGGACAGATGAAACGCGGGCCGCGAAAG ATGAAACGTAAGGAGGGCGAGGAAGGGCCCAAAAAACGCGGTGGTAACAGGAAGAAAACGAAACAAGACACTTCCGACGAAGAGGACGACTGTGCAGCTGTCAGTTGCCTCCGCCCTAGTG GGCGCGAGGTCGATTGGGTCCAATGCGATGGAGGCTGTGATGGTTGGTTCCATATGCACTGCGTTGGCTTGGACCGTGCAGAAATAGCTGAAGAAGATGATTACATCTGTAGTAATTGCAAAGACAGCGATAATGTCATG GGATACAACAGCGGAGATACGGAACCGGAGATACAGGAAGCCTCACCATTCGTTGAGACGTATTAA
- the Kdm5 gene encoding lysine-specific demethylase 5A isoform X2, which produces MVSKVDVNIGCEARFGTYHAKDMSEKGDKDFEFAIPPEAPVFEPTAEEFLDPLGYISKIRPIAEKSGICKIKPPPNWQPPFAVDVDKFKFVPRIQRLNELEAKTRIKLNFLDQIAKFWELQGSSLKIPLVERKALDLYSLHRIVTEEGGIETVTKERRWAKIANRIGYPSGRSVGSILKNHYERILYPFDVFKQGKTLTDIKIEPEGDVNEKKDRDYKPHGIISRQQIKPPNEKFSRRSKRFAGTDEKPELVTDSTSPIKQEDCKDECDSDSEKDKDNSKELKKLQFYGPGPKMAGFNTKDVKKPSKTRGVKLHYDFDPLAKYICHNCGRGDTEESMLLCDGCDDSYHTFCLMPPLTEIPKGDWRCPKCVAEEVSKPMEAFGFEQAQREYTLQQFGEMADQFKSDYFNMPVHMVPTPLVEKEFWRIVSSIDEDVTVEYGADLHTMDHGSGFPTKTSVNLFTCDQEYAESSWNLNNLPVLHGSVLGHINADISGMKVPWMYVGMCFATFCWHNEDHWSYSINYLHWGEPKTWYGVPGSQAERFEHSMKSAAPELFHSQPDLLHQLVTIMNPNILMNEGVPVFRTDQHAGEFVVTFPRAYHAGFNQGYNFAEAVNFAPADWLKMGRECISHYSNLRRFCVFSHDELVCKMSLDPDSLDIGIATATYHDMLQMVDDEKKLRKNLLEWGVTEAEREAFELLPDDERQCEACKTTCFLSAVTCACHNSQLVCLRHFTDLCDCPPEKHTLRYRYTLDELPIMLQKLKLKAESFDSWVTKVKEAMDPKGDKIELTELKELLNEAEVKKFPESELLTALTTAVQDAEKCASVAQQLLNNKQRTRTRQSVDTKYKLTVEELTLFYKEITNLCCELKESDGVKYILDQVVQFQKDAEELESKDEITDIEKLEKCIDFGDSICIELPQLVRLKQRLVQTQWLEEVKSIQDEPKSASHEDLVKLVEKGMTIPPHVSIENTLSKLQNLMIGIEKWEDKAKGYLQNKNRQTIATIEDFLKEADEIDAYLPNLDNLQDILTKAKNWTQNVQDIQAKENYPYYDTLDELVRRGRNIPLHLDALPILESTLSQAKVWKERTARTFLRKNSHYTLMEALSPRIGVGVQAMKTKRNKGEETVGAVFVCDTKLDDTNDSANVVAAFKLAEQREMEAMRNLRERNLTKTEMDESRYCVCRRPRFGLMLQCELCKDWFHSNCVPLPKTTYKGKLPVSRDTKFLCPCCLRSRRPRLETILALLVSLQKIPVRLPEGEALQCLTERAMNWQDRARQALATEELSSALAKLSVLSQKLVEAAAREKTEKIISSELKKAANNPELHQRVQAIAPLSGVHSDDSVPSTADDDDDVVTIEDDEPTCISKFQPNKLQGQDTDAAVVLSESARGRLEELMMEGDLLEVALDETQHIWKILSHTNIPSSVQKYATFEEVQATFKHDMKDVKKRGRKRKSEEFELLKKLGRPKVDEKNILKRKGLNKEKKIIMAVGQMKRGPRKMKRKEGEEGPKKRGGNRKKTKQDTSDEEDDCAAVSCLRPSGREVDWVQCDGGCDGWFHMHCVGLDRAEIAEEDDYICSNCKDSDNVMLPRIDHTAELLGLDALLSLSQSQGYNSGDTEPEIQEASPFVETY; this is translated from the exons TTGAAAATTCCACTGGTTGAACGTAAAGCTTTAGACTTGTACTCCTTACACAGAATTGTCACCGAGGAAG GTGGCATTGAAACAGTTACTAAAGAAAGAAGATGGGCAAAGATTGCAAACAGGATAGGATATCCATCCGGTCGAAGCGTTGGAAGTATTTTAAAAAACCACTATGAAAGAATTTTGTATCCCTTTGATGTTTTCAAGCAAGGGAAAACCTTGACTGACATT aaaattgagCCAGAGGGTgacgtgaatgaaaaaaaggacAGGGATTATAAGCCTCATGGAATAATATCGAGACAGCAAATAAAACCaccaaatgaaaaattttcacggcGTTCCAAGCGATTTGCTGGTACGGATGAAAAACCAGAATTAGTCACAGACAGCACATCACCTATTAAGCAAGAAGATTGCAAAGATGAGTGCGATTCTGACAGTGAAAAGGATAAAGATAACAGCAAAGAGCTTAAAAAATTGCAGTTTTACGGACCTGGTCCGAAAATGGCCGGTTTTAATACCAAAGATGTAAAAAAACCTAGCAAAACCAGAGGCGTCAAATTACACTATGATTTTGACCCG cttgcCAAATACATTTGCCACAACTGTGGTAGAGGCGATACAGAGGAGAGCATGCTGTTGTGCGACGGATGCGACGACAGCTATCACACCTTCTGCCTTATGCCACCATTAACCGAAATACCAAAGGGTGATTGGCGATGTCCAAAATGCGTCGCCGAAGAAGTCTCAAAGCCTATGGAAGCCTTTGGATTTGAACAAGCTCAGCGTGAATATACGCTGCAACAATTTGGCGAAATGGCCGATCAGTTCAAAAGCGATTACTTCAACATGCCTGTACAC atggTACCGACTCCTTTGGTCGAAAAGGAATTCTGGCGGATTGTTTCTTCGATAGATGAAGATGTGACCGTCGAGTATGGGGCTGATTTGCACACAATGGATCATGGCTCCGGTTTCCCGACGAAGACCAGTGTCAATTTGTTCACGTGCGATCAGGAGTACGCCGAATCTTCGtggaatttgaataatttaccCGTTCTACATGGAAGCGTGCTGGGACACATCAATGCAGACATTAGCGGGATGAAAGTTCCCTGGATGTACGTTGGCATGTGCTTTGCCACCTTTTGTTGGCACAACGAAGATCATTGGAGTTATTCCATAAACTATCTACACTGGGGAGAGCCCAAGACTTGGTACGGAGTTCCTGGATCTCAGGCGGAAAGATTTGAACATTCCATGAAATCTGCTGCCCCGGAATTATTCCACAGCCAACCGGACCTTCTCCACCAACTCGTCActattatgaaccctaacatACTGATGAATGAAG GAGTTCCAGTATTCAGAACGGATCAGCACGCAGGTGAATTTGTTGTTACGTTTCCAAGAGCCTATCACGCCGGCTTCAACCAAGGGTACAACTTTGCAGAGGCTGTCAATTTTGCTCCAGCTGATTGG TTGAAAATGGGACGGGAATGTATTTCACATTACTCTAACTTGAGACGCTTCTGCGTTTTCTCACATGACGAACTTGTCTGCAAAATGTCTCTGGACCCAGACTCCTTGGACATCGGTATAGCCACAGCAACATATCACGACATGCTTCAGATGGtcgacgatgaaaaaaaattgcgaaaaaatctTTTGGAATGG GGCGTAACAGAAGCAGAGCGCGAAGCTTTTGAACTTTTACCGGACGATGAGAGGCAATGCGAGGCATGTAAAACTACCTGTTTCTTAAGTGCGGTAACGTGCGCCTGCCATAACTCGCAGCTCGTTTGTTTGAGGCATTTTACCGACCTCTGCGACTGCCCGCCGGAAAAACATACTCTCAGATATCGTTACACGCTCGATGAGTTGCCCATAATGTTGCAAAAGCTTAAACTGAAAGCGGAGTCGTTCGACTCATGGGTCACCAAAGTGAAGGAAGCAATGGACCCGAAAGGAGACAAAATCGAACTTACGGAACTCAAAGAATTGCTCAACGAAGCTGAAGTCAAGAAGTTTCCAGAAAGCGAATTACTTACCGCTCTTACTACCGCTGTACAAGATGCTGAAAAATGCGCCAGCGTTGCTCAGCAGCTGTTGAACAACAAGCAGCGAACAAG GACTAGGCAGTCTGTAGACACAAAATATAAACTAACTGTCGAAGAGTTGACCTTGTTTTacaaagaaataacaaatctCTGCTGCGAATTGAAAGAATCTGATGGTGTTAAATACATATTAGACCAAGTAGTTCAATTTCAAAAGGATGCCGAGGAATTGGAAAGTAAAGATGAAATTACGGACATCGAGAAGCTGGAGAAATGCATTGACTTCGGTGATTCTATTTGCATTGAATTACCACAGCTTGTTAGACTAAAACAG AGATTGGTGCAGACGCAGTGGCTGGAAGAAGTGAAATCTATTCAGGACGAACCAAAATCAGCCAGTCACGAGGATCTTGTAAAGCTGGTAGAAAAAGGGATGACAATCCCGCCACACGTTAGCATAGAAAACACGTTATCAAAGCTCCAGAATTTAATGATAGGTATAGAAAAGTGGGAAGATAAGGCGAAAGGGTATctgcaaaataaaaatcgtcaGACCATCGCTACGATAGAAGATTTCTTGAAAGAAGCCGACGAAATCGACGCCTATCTACCAAACCTAGACAATTTACAAGACATTTTAACAAAGGCCAAAAACTGGACTCAAAACGTTCAGGATATTCAAGCCAAGGAGAATTATCCTTACTACGACACACTTGACGAACTTGTACGTAGGGGTAGAAACATACCGCTTCATTTAGACGCTCTGCCGATCCTAGAGTCGACGTTGTCTCAAGCTAAAGTTTGGAAAGAAAGAACAGCTCGAACATTTCTCAGAAAGAATTCTCACTATACCTTAATGGAAGCTCTCTCTCCAAGAATCGGAGTAGGTGTGCAAGCTATGAAGACGAAGAGAAACAAGGGAGAGGAGACGGTCGGCGCCGTGTTTGTGTGTGATACAAAATTGGACGATACTAATGACTCCGCGAATGTTGTCGCGGCGTTCAAACTCGCCGAGCAGCGTGAAATGGAAGCCATGAGGAATCTTAGAGAGAGGAATTTGACCAAGACTGAGATGGACGAATCGAGATATTGCGTCTGCCGAAGACCCCGATTTGGACTGATGCTACAGTGCGAACTTTGCAAGGATTGGTTTCACT CAAACTGTGTGCCTTTACCCAAAACCACGTACAAAGGGAAGCTACCGGTGTCGCGAGACACAAAGTTCTTGTGCCCGTGTTGTCTGAGATCACGCCGACCTCGTCTTGAGACGATATTAGCCCTTTTAGTGagcttacaaaaaattccCGTACGTTTGCCCGAGGGTGAAGCTCTGCAATGCCTCACCGAACGAGCGATGAACTGGCAG GATCGCGCCAGGCAAGCTTTAGCAACTGAAGAATTATCTTCAGCGTTGGCGAAACTGTCGGTGTTATCTCAGAAGCTGGTTGAAGCAGCTGCAAGggaaaaaacagaaaagatAATCAGCAGCGAGTTGAAAAAGGCTGCTAACAACCCGGAGCTCCATCAAAGAGTACAAGCCATCGCCCCACTTAGCGGTGTACATTCCGACGATAGTGTACCGAGTACTGCT gacgatgatgacgacgtTGTTACCATCGAGGATGACGAGCCTACTTGTA TTTCCAAGTTTCAACCCAACAAACTCCAAGGGCAAGACACTGACGCCGCAGTAGTTTTGTCAGAAAGTGCGAGGGGTCGGCTCGAGGAGTTAATGATGGAGGGCGATCTGCTCGAAGTAGCCTTGGATGAAACACAGCACATATGGAAGATACTGAGCCACACGAACATACCTAGCAGTGTGCAAAAGTATGCGACCTTCGAGGAAGTACAAGCAACGTTTAAGCACGACATGAAAGACGTTAAAAAACGCGGACGTAAACGTAAATCGGAAGAATTCGAGCTGCTGAAAAAGTTGGGCCGGCCAAAAgtcgacgaaaaaaatatcctgAAACGTAAAGGATTGaataaggaaaagaaaattatcatgGCTGTCGGACAGATGAAACGCGGGCCGCGAAAG ATGAAACGTAAGGAGGGCGAGGAAGGGCCCAAAAAACGCGGTGGTAACAGGAAGAAAACGAAACAAGACACTTCCGACGAAGAGGACGACTGTGCAGCTGTCAGTTGCCTCCGCCCTAGTG GGCGCGAGGTCGATTGGGTCCAATGCGATGGAGGCTGTGATGGTTGGTTCCATATGCACTGCGTTGGCTTGGACCGTGCAGAAATAGCTGAAGAAGATGATTACATCTGTAGTAATTGCAAAGACAGCGATAATGTCATG TTGCCACGTATAGATCACACTGCTGAATTATTAGGGCTGGATGCACTTCTTTCCCTTTCTCAATCTCAGGGATACAACAGCGGAGATACGGAACCGGAGATACAGGAAGCCTCACCATTCGTTGAGACGTATTAA